In the genome of Microbacterium paraoxydans, the window CGCCGCGACGTCGATGCCCTGCACCGTCGCCGTGCCCGCGTCGGCCGTGAGCAGCGTGGAGAGGATGCGCACCATGGTGGTCTTTCCCGCGCCGTTCGACCCGAGGAGGGCGAAGATCGATCCCCGCTCCACCTCGAAGTCGACGCCGCGCAGCACGTGCAGATCCTTGTACGACTTCTCGATGCCGTGCACCGAGAGGGCCGGCGTCGTCATGACTCGTCCTCCTTCTTCCTCGCCTCCGCGACCGCGTTGTTCAGCCGCGCGCGCTCCTTGTCGACCCACTGCGTGCCGCCGTAGGCCTCGGCGTAGTTCTCGGCGAACTCCACGGGGTCGTCGCCGATGATGTCGTCGATCGGGGTGCCGTCGATCGCGGCGCGCTCCCACAGGTCGGCGAGGTCGAGGAAGATCTGCACGAGGGTGTCCCCGTCGGTGATCCCCCCGTAATACATCGTGTAGCGGTGCTGGGCGTTGGCGACCGTGCGGTACGG includes:
- a CDS encoding DUF1048 domain-containing protein; this encodes MAAKWIEALTGSLEQKKQYKQAKARIEALPEPYRTVANAQHRYTMYYGGITDGDTLVQIFLDLADLWERAAIDGTPIDDIIGDDPVEFAENYAEAYGGTQWVDKERARLNNAVAEARKKEDES